The genomic stretch GTTTGCGCGAGTCCCGAGCAGCGCTGCGCCTGCTCGCGCAATCAGTTGCTGAGCCGCGCCCCACTCAAACTGCCACTGAGCTCATACGCCGTCAGTTCCGCCTGATGGGCTGCGAGGATTTCCGGAAGCGAGCCCCGCAGGTATTCCACCCAGGTCTTGATCTTGGCATCCAGGTACTGGCGCGACGGGTAGATGGCGTACAGGTTCAGCTCCTGGGAGCGGTAGTTGGGCATCACCCGCACCAGCGTGCCGTTGCGCAATCCTTCAATCGCCGCGTACACCGGTAGCACGCCTACCCCCATGCCGCTGGTGATCGCGGTTTTCATCGCATCGGCGGAGTTCACCAGGAACGGCGAGCTGTTGATGGTGACCATTTCCTGGCCTTCGGGGCCGTCGAACAGCCATTTTTCCAGGGGGATCACCGGGCTCACCAGGCGCAGGCAGGCGTGGTTCAGCAAGTCGCTGGGCTTGTGTGCGCAGCCATTGGCTTTGACGTAGGCCGGTGAGGCACAGACGATGCTGTAGGTGATGCCCAGGCGCTGGGAGACGAAGCCTGAGTCCGGCAGTTCGCTGGCGAGCACGATGGACA from Pseudomonas sp. S04 encodes the following:
- a CDS encoding LysR family transcriptional regulator: MDTLQNMRAFSCVAEAGSFTAAAVQLDTTTANVSRAVSNLEAHLQTRLLNRTTRRIALTEAGKRYLLRCEQILAYVEEAEAEASDAHARPAGQLKVHTMTGIGQHFVIDAIARYRKTHPDVTFDLTLANRVPDLLDEGYDVSIVLASELPDSGFVSQRLGITYSIVCASPAYVKANGCAHKPSDLLNHACLRLVSPVIPLEKWLFDGPEGQEMVTINSSPFLVNSADAMKTAITSGMGVGVLPVYAAIEGLRNGTLVRVMPNYRSQELNLYAIYPSRQYLDAKIKTWVEYLRGSLPEILAAHQAELTAYELSGSLSGARLSN